DNA sequence from the Egibacteraceae bacterium genome:
TGGCGGGGGTGGCACCCGGCTGCGCGACCAGGCCCTCGAGACGACCGTCAGCCGCCCGGTGTTCCACACCACCGAGGTGGCTGAGCAGGAGGTCCTGCTCACACGACTCGCGTCGGGTGAGGTGGTGGCGTTCCAGGCCACCTGCCCGCACCAGGCCATATCGCTCACGCGGGCTTCGGTCTTCGACGGCGCCGTGCGCTGCCCGCAGCACTACTACCTGTACGACCCGAAGACCGGCCGCAACATCCTGCCGACCGAGGACGCGTCGCCAGCGGCGCTGGCACGACTGCAGCCCGGCCATCTCACGACCTACCCCGTCCGCGAGGGCGACGGTTGGATCCACGTGGGTGATGCCCCGAACCCGCCGCCACCGGACCGGCCGGCCCCGTCGGCGGGCGC
Encoded proteins:
- a CDS encoding Rieske (2Fe-2S) protein, translated to MGYRPVLRSEDLPLGEGSGGGGGTRLRDQALETTVSRPVFHTTEVAEQEVLLTRLASGEVVAFQATCPHQAISLTRASVFDGAVRCPQHYYLYDPKTGRNILPTEDASPAALARLQPGHLTTYPVREGDGWIHVGDAPNPPPPDRPAPSAGATPAPAPAPACNPADGRPIEHPVEEVSATAGGDITLDLLTVVRPGHLWHIAVRGSAVALRGQVFQAPRTCQVRLSALGAGHATVRCAYGLPWCDQPREVRTFSVRVATYSRT